A region from the Variovorax sp. RKNM96 genome encodes:
- a CDS encoding SPFH domain-containing protein: MALMDFIKKQFIDIIQWTETGDGTLAWRFPMAEMEIQNGASLTVRESQVAVFVNEGKVADVFGPGMYKLTTQTLPVLTYLKNWDKLFESPFKSDVYFFSTRQQVDQKWGTPQPITIRDKDFGAVRLRAFGNYSFRIGDAKLFHTEISGTRDIYSVADLDGQLRGLVLQNISNAIASSGVPFLDLAANQIQFAQALAAQLVPEFEKIGIKLENITVQNVSLPEELQKILDQKIGMGMVGNDMGKFMQYQTAQAIPKFAEGAANGGGIAGDAMGLGAGVALGQVLAQNLAQGLSPNAAAAAAANTAAASQPAVAVVSPADVMTTLEKLGELKTKGILTQEEFDAKKADLLKKLV, encoded by the coding sequence ATGGCCCTGATGGATTTCATCAAGAAACAGTTCATCGACATCATCCAGTGGACCGAGACCGGCGATGGCACGCTGGCCTGGCGCTTCCCGATGGCGGAGATGGAAATCCAGAACGGCGCCTCGCTCACCGTTCGCGAATCCCAGGTGGCCGTCTTCGTCAACGAAGGCAAGGTGGCCGACGTGTTCGGCCCCGGCATGTACAAGCTCACGACGCAGACGCTGCCCGTGCTCACGTACCTGAAGAACTGGGACAAGCTCTTCGAGTCCCCCTTCAAGAGCGACGTTTACTTCTTCAGCACCCGCCAGCAGGTCGACCAGAAGTGGGGCACGCCCCAGCCGATCACCATCCGCGACAAGGATTTCGGCGCCGTGCGCCTGCGGGCCTTCGGCAACTACAGCTTCCGCATCGGCGACGCCAAGCTGTTCCACACCGAGATCTCCGGCACGCGCGACATCTACAGCGTGGCCGATCTCGACGGCCAGCTGCGCGGCCTGGTGCTGCAGAACATCAGCAACGCCATCGCCTCCAGCGGCGTGCCCTTCCTCGACCTCGCGGCCAACCAGATCCAGTTCGCACAGGCGCTCGCCGCGCAGCTCGTGCCCGAGTTCGAGAAGATCGGCATCAAGCTCGAGAACATCACGGTCCAGAACGTCTCGCTGCCTGAAGAGCTGCAGAAGATCCTCGACCAGAAGATCGGCATGGGCATGGTCGGCAACGACATGGGCAAGTTCATGCAGTACCAGACGGCGCAGGCGATTCCGAAATTCGCCGAAGGCGCGGCCAACGGCGGCGGCATTGCGGGTGACGCGATGGGCCTGGGCGCCGGCGTGGCGCTCGGCCAGGTGCTGGCGCAGAACCTTGCACAGGGCCTGAGCCCGAATGCCGCTGCGGCAGCCGCGGCCAATACGGCCGCCGCTTCGCAACCCGCCGTGGCGGTCGTGAGTCCGGCCGACGTGATGACCACGCTCGAAAAGCTCGGCGAGCTCAAGACCAAGGGCATCCTCACGCAGGAAGAGTTCGACGCCAAGAAGGCCGATCTCCTTAAAAAGCTCGTCTGA
- a CDS encoding DUF4178 domain-containing protein yields the protein MAEETGNQRYYRAPCPGCGAPVEFRSAQSTHAVCPYCQSTVVRQGETLARTGKMAELFDDFSPLQLFATGRIQDKPFTLIGRLQYTYPGGRWTEWIAALDDERTAILSEDNGAYVFALPFDLQRTAPPPVDLRVGATSAFAGQSYTVTSNEQVALTSAQGELPHLPDLGRPFAMVELRNDKGLVLSIDYGTAKPSAYLGRSVQLEDLQLAGLREESAKDEKGRSFNCPNCGSPVTVNLADSKSITCRSCNSIIDLSQGIGGELKHATQDEPVRPLIALGTMGQLQGAQWQVVGFQHRMGVEPGDDEHFGWDEYLLYNKKRGFSFLVDAEDGWSMVKPTTGAPVMAENGSTATYLSKRYQQQYAYNAETTYVAGEFYWQVERGQKTFNRDFASGPALLSMERSANELTWSSGIKLDSGVVATAFKLDAKKDMFKRGDALPVSAASGMGCGTIIIIIVVIIILLIILSTCSGGSSSGYRSSGGSYGGYSSGGGHK from the coding sequence ATGGCTGAGGAAACCGGCAACCAACGCTACTACCGCGCGCCCTGCCCCGGCTGCGGCGCACCGGTGGAGTTCCGCTCGGCGCAATCGACGCACGCGGTCTGTCCCTACTGCCAGAGCACCGTCGTGCGCCAGGGCGAGACGCTCGCGCGCACCGGCAAGATGGCGGAGCTGTTCGACGACTTCAGCCCGCTGCAGTTGTTCGCCACCGGCCGCATCCAGGACAAGCCCTTCACGCTGATCGGCCGGCTGCAATACACCTACCCGGGCGGCCGCTGGACCGAATGGATCGCCGCGCTCGACGACGAGCGCACCGCCATCCTCAGCGAGGACAACGGCGCCTACGTCTTCGCGCTGCCCTTCGACCTGCAGCGCACCGCGCCGCCGCCGGTCGATCTGCGCGTGGGTGCCACCAGCGCCTTCGCCGGGCAGAGCTACACCGTCACCTCGAACGAGCAGGTGGCGCTCACCTCCGCGCAGGGCGAGTTGCCGCACCTGCCCGATCTCGGCCGGCCGTTCGCGATGGTCGAGCTGCGCAACGACAAGGGGCTGGTGCTCAGCATCGACTACGGCACCGCCAAGCCCAGCGCCTACCTCGGCCGCTCGGTGCAGCTCGAGGACCTGCAGCTCGCCGGCCTGCGCGAGGAATCGGCGAAGGACGAAAAGGGCCGCAGCTTCAACTGCCCCAACTGCGGCTCGCCGGTCACCGTCAACCTGGCCGACAGCAAGAGCATCACATGCCGCTCTTGCAACAGCATCATCGACCTGTCGCAGGGCATCGGCGGCGAGCTCAAGCATGCGACGCAGGACGAGCCGGTGCGCCCGCTCATCGCTCTCGGCACCATGGGCCAGCTGCAGGGTGCGCAGTGGCAGGTGGTGGGCTTCCAGCACCGCATGGGCGTGGAGCCCGGCGACGACGAGCATTTCGGCTGGGACGAGTACCTGCTCTACAACAAGAAGCGCGGCTTCAGCTTCCTGGTCGATGCCGAGGACGGTTGGAGCATGGTCAAGCCGACCACCGGCGCGCCGGTGATGGCCGAGAACGGCAGCACCGCCACCTACCTCAGCAAGCGCTACCAGCAGCAGTACGCCTACAACGCCGAGACCACCTACGTGGCGGGCGAGTTCTACTGGCAGGTCGAGCGCGGGCAAAAGACCTTCAACCGCGACTTCGCCAGCGGCCCCGCGCTGCTGTCGATGGAGCGCTCGGCCAACGAGCTGACGTGGTCGTCGGGCATCAAGCTGGACAGCGGCGTGGTCGCGACCGCCTTCAAGCTCGATGCCAAGAAGGACATGTTCAAGCGCGGCGACGCGCTGCCGGTGAGCGCCGCATCGGGCATGGGCTGCGGCACGATCATCATCATCATCGTGGTGATCATCATCCTGCTGATCATCCTGAGCACCTGCAGCGGTGGATCGTCGAGCGGCTACCGCAGCTCGGGCGGCTCCTATGGGGGCTATTCGAGCGGGGGAGGCCATAAATGA
- a CDS encoding barstar family protein — MTMERPAEMTLSLRAVRPNIVQSIRAFRVNDLQDAANAAGQHFLYANLGNAQTKQDVLDLIAQQFTFPAHFGKNFDALYDCMTDPLHKSGPQPGFVIVLEQIPANAKFDKEAREQLLDIFRDASDYWGDRKVPFRCFYSFL, encoded by the coding sequence ATGACTATGGAAAGACCAGCGGAGATGACCTTATCCCTTCGTGCCGTACGCCCGAACATCGTGCAATCGATCCGCGCGTTCCGCGTGAACGACCTGCAGGACGCCGCCAACGCGGCCGGCCAGCACTTCCTGTACGCCAACCTGGGCAACGCCCAGACCAAGCAGGACGTGCTCGACCTGATTGCACAGCAGTTCACGTTCCCGGCCCACTTCGGGAAGAACTTCGACGCGCTGTACGACTGCATGACCGACCCGTTGCATAAATCGGGCCCGCAGCCAGGTTTTGTCATCGTGCTCGAACAGATCCCGGCCAACGCCAAGTTCGACAAGGAAGCGCGCGAGCAGCTGCTCGACATCTTCCGGGACGCTTCGGATTACTGGGGCGACCGCAAGGTCCCCTTCCGGTGCTTCTATTCTTTTCTGTAG
- a CDS encoding polyamine aminopropyltransferase yields MSARPADARGPQPVEIALLASVFVVAACGLVYELSAAALSSYLLGDSVLQFSTIIGTYLFAMGVGSWLSRYFDRQLPAHFLRIELLVALIGGALPAILFLANAYVPSAFRLLLYGLVMVVGTLVGLEIPLVMRILKRNIVLKNLVSQVLTFDYLGALAVSVAFPLILVPQLGMIRTGLLFGFMNAAVAVWALWLFRHELRRIGAHAVACFLALAALLAAFVWADHITTLAEDKFYQDRIVFSATSPYQRIVVTRGQLGHRLFLNGNLQFAERDEYRYHEALVHPVMAAQGAPKKVAVLGGGDGMAVREILKYPSVESVTLVELDPNMTKLFTEHETLAALNAHSLSSPKVKIVNTDAFQWLQQPGDMFDVIVVDFPDPTNFAIGKLYTNSFYSLLEKRLSASGYAVVQTTSPLVARKSYWTVATTIESVGLRATPYHAHVPSFGEWGYIIASRRPYRMPDALPSGLRFLSPSTLPLMFDFPLDMARVPAEVNRLSNQTLVTTYEQEWGKVMAH; encoded by the coding sequence GTGTCCGCGCGCCCTGCCGATGCGCGCGGGCCGCAGCCCGTCGAGATCGCCCTGCTCGCCAGCGTGTTCGTGGTCGCGGCCTGCGGGCTGGTCTACGAACTGAGCGCGGCGGCGCTGAGCTCCTACCTGCTCGGCGATTCGGTGCTGCAGTTCAGCACCATCATCGGCACCTACCTGTTCGCGATGGGCGTGGGCTCCTGGCTCTCGCGCTATTTCGACCGCCAGTTGCCGGCGCATTTCCTTCGCATCGAATTGCTCGTGGCGCTGATCGGCGGCGCGCTGCCGGCGATCCTGTTCCTGGCCAATGCCTACGTGCCGAGCGCGTTCCGCTTGCTGCTCTACGGCCTCGTGATGGTCGTCGGCACCCTGGTGGGACTCGAGATCCCGTTGGTCATGCGCATCCTCAAGCGCAACATCGTGCTCAAGAACCTGGTGTCGCAGGTGCTGACCTTCGACTACCTGGGTGCGCTCGCGGTGTCGGTGGCGTTTCCGCTGATCCTCGTGCCGCAGCTGGGCATGATCCGCACGGGGCTGCTGTTCGGCTTCATGAACGCGGCGGTGGCGGTGTGGGCGCTGTGGCTGTTTCGTCATGAGCTGCGGCGCATCGGCGCGCATGCGGTGGCCTGCTTTCTGGCGTTGGCCGCGCTGCTGGCCGCCTTCGTCTGGGCCGACCACATCACCACGCTGGCCGAAGACAAGTTCTATCAGGACCGCATCGTGTTCAGCGCCACCTCGCCTTACCAGCGCATCGTGGTCACGCGCGGGCAACTCGGCCATCGCCTCTTCCTGAATGGCAACCTGCAGTTCGCCGAGCGCGACGAGTACCGCTACCACGAGGCGCTCGTGCATCCGGTGATGGCCGCGCAGGGTGCGCCCAAGAAGGTGGCGGTGCTCGGCGGCGGCGACGGCATGGCGGTGCGCGAGATCCTCAAGTACCCCTCGGTCGAATCGGTCACGCTGGTGGAGCTCGATCCGAACATGACGAAGCTCTTCACCGAGCACGAAACGCTGGCTGCGCTCAACGCGCATTCGCTGTCGTCGCCCAAGGTGAAGATCGTCAACACCGATGCCTTCCAGTGGCTGCAGCAGCCGGGCGACATGTTCGATGTGATCGTGGTCGACTTTCCCGATCCGACCAACTTCGCGATCGGCAAGCTCTACACCAACAGCTTCTATTCGCTGCTCGAAAAGCGCCTGTCGGCCAGCGGCTACGCGGTGGTCCAGACGACCTCGCCGCTGGTGGCGCGCAAGAGCTACTGGACCGTCGCGACCACCATCGAATCGGTGGGCCTGCGCGCGACGCCCTATCACGCGCATGTGCCGAGCTTCGGCGAATGGGGCTACATCATCGCGAGCCGCCGGCCCTACCGGATGCCCGATGCGCTGCCTTCGGGGCTGCGATTCCTGTCGCCTTCGACGCTGCCCCTGATGTTCGACTTCCCGCTCGACATGGCGCGCGTGCCGGCCGAGGTGAATCGCCTGTCGAACCAGACCCTTGTCACCACTTACGAGCAAGAGTGGGGCAAGGTCATGGCGCACTAG
- a CDS encoding NADP-dependent malic enzyme, whose product MSDSTPSTSSTPTPEDKRAELRRAALEYHEFPVPGKIAIAATKQMVNQRDLSLAYSPGVAAPCEEIVKDPLNAFKYTSRGNLVGVISNGTAVLGLGDIGALASKPVMEGKGVLFKKFAGVDVFDIEIDEKDPAKLVEIIASLEPTFGAINLEDIKAPDCFYVERELRKRMKIPVFHDDQHGTAITVAAAMVNGLKVAGKNIADVKLVTSGAGAAALACLNLLLKVGLKRENVFVTDLAGVVYEGREELMDDDKRQYMQKTELRKLAQVIVGADVFLGLSAGGVLKPEMVASMAAKPVIFALANPNPEIAPEDAHAVRPDVIMATGRTDYPNQVNNVLCFPYIFRGALDSGATTITDEMEIAAVHAIADLAQAEQSERVAAAYVGEKLSFGPEYLIPKPFDPRLMMKIAPAVAKAAEESGVATRPIKDMDAYRDKLQNFVYASGTTMKPIFEAARRASKKRVAYCEGEEERVLRAAQIVVDEGIARPTLIGRPAVIAQRIEKFGLRLKEELDYDIVNVEQDHRYRDFWQTYHRMTERKGQTVQTAKIEMRRRLTLIGAMLLHKDEVDGMICGTWGTTLIHLHYIDQVIGKRPGGCESTPQDVPVYACMNGLLLPDRQVFLVDTHVNYDPSPEELAEITTMAAEEMMRFGLKPKAALLSHSNFGTSNEPSAIKMRKTLDLLRVQAPWLEVDGEMHGDVALDSKQRAVVMPHSALAGDANLLVFPNIDAANISYNLLKTAAGGNIAIGPVLLGAAKPVHILTASATVRRIVNMTALTVADANAER is encoded by the coding sequence ATGTCCGATTCGACCCCCTCGACCTCATCGACTCCCACGCCCGAAGACAAGCGCGCAGAACTGCGCCGTGCCGCCCTCGAGTACCACGAGTTTCCCGTTCCCGGCAAGATCGCCATCGCGGCGACCAAGCAGATGGTCAACCAGCGCGACCTGTCGCTGGCCTACTCGCCCGGCGTGGCCGCGCCCTGCGAGGAAATCGTCAAGGACCCGCTGAACGCCTTCAAGTACACCTCGCGCGGCAACCTCGTCGGCGTGATCAGCAACGGCACCGCGGTGCTCGGCCTGGGCGACATCGGCGCACTGGCGTCCAAGCCGGTGATGGAAGGCAAGGGCGTCCTCTTCAAGAAGTTTGCCGGCGTCGACGTGTTCGACATCGAGATCGACGAGAAGGACCCGGCCAAGCTGGTGGAGATCATCGCTTCGCTGGAGCCCACCTTCGGCGCCATCAACCTCGAAGACATCAAGGCCCCGGACTGCTTCTACGTGGAGCGCGAGCTGCGCAAGCGCATGAAGATTCCGGTGTTCCACGACGACCAGCACGGCACGGCCATCACCGTGGCGGCAGCCATGGTCAACGGCCTGAAGGTGGCCGGAAAGAACATCGCCGACGTCAAGCTGGTCACCTCCGGCGCGGGCGCCGCGGCGCTGGCCTGCCTGAACCTGCTGCTCAAGGTGGGCCTCAAGCGCGAAAACGTGTTCGTCACCGACCTGGCCGGCGTGGTCTACGAAGGCCGCGAAGAGCTGATGGACGACGACAAGCGCCAGTACATGCAAAAGACCGAGCTGCGCAAGCTCGCGCAAGTGATCGTCGGCGCCGACGTGTTCCTGGGCCTCTCGGCCGGTGGCGTGCTCAAGCCCGAGATGGTCGCCAGCATGGCGGCCAAGCCGGTGATCTTCGCGCTGGCCAACCCGAACCCCGAGATCGCCCCCGAAGACGCGCACGCAGTGCGCCCCGACGTGATCATGGCCACGGGCCGCACCGACTATCCGAACCAGGTCAACAACGTCCTGTGCTTCCCGTACATCTTCCGCGGCGCGCTCGACTCGGGCGCGACCACGATCACCGACGAGATGGAAATCGCCGCGGTGCACGCCATTGCCGACTTGGCGCAGGCCGAGCAGAGCGAACGCGTCGCTGCCGCGTACGTCGGTGAAAAGCTGTCCTTCGGCCCCGAATACCTGATTCCCAAGCCCTTTGATCCGCGCCTGATGATGAAGATCGCGCCAGCGGTGGCCAAGGCGGCCGAGGAAAGCGGTGTGGCAACGCGTCCGATCAAGGACATGGACGCCTACCGCGACAAGCTGCAGAACTTCGTCTATGCCTCGGGCACGACGATGAAGCCGATCTTCGAAGCGGCCCGCCGCGCCTCGAAGAAGCGCGTGGCGTACTGCGAGGGCGAAGAAGAGCGCGTGCTGCGCGCCGCGCAGATCGTGGTCGACGAAGGCATCGCGCGCCCGACGCTGATCGGCCGTCCCGCCGTCATCGCCCAGCGCATCGAGAAGTTCGGCTTGCGCCTGAAGGAAGAGCTCGACTACGACATCGTCAACGTCGAGCAGGACCACCGCTACCGCGACTTCTGGCAGACCTACCACCGCATGACCGAGCGCAAGGGCCAGACGGTGCAGACCGCCAAGATCGAGATGCGCCGTCGCCTCACGCTGATCGGCGCGATGCTGCTGCACAAGGACGAGGTCGACGGCATGATCTGCGGCACCTGGGGCACCACGCTGATCCACCTGCACTACATCGACCAGGTGATCGGCAAGCGCCCCGGCGGCTGCGAGAGCACCCCGCAGGACGTGCCGGTGTACGCCTGCATGAACGGCCTGCTGCTGCCCGACCGCCAGGTGTTCCTGGTCGACACGCACGTCAACTACGACCCCTCGCCCGAGGAACTGGCCGAGATCACGACGATGGCGGCCGAGGAAATGATGCGCTTCGGCCTGAAGCCGAAGGCGGCGCTGCTGTCGCATTCCAACTTCGGCACCAGCAACGAACCCAGCGCCATCAAGATGCGCAAGACGCTCGACCTCTTGCGCGTGCAGGCGCCCTGGCTTGAAGTGGACGGTGAAATGCACGGCGACGTGGCCCTGGACAGCAAGCAGCGCGCGGTCGTCATGCCGCACAGCGCGCTGGCCGGTGACGCCAACCTGTTGGTTTTTCCGAACATCGACGCTGCCAATATTTCGTACAACCTGCTCAAGACGGCGGCGGGCGGCAACATCGCGATCGGGCCGGTGCTGCTCGGCGCGGCCAAACCTGTGCACATTCTCACGGCCAGCGCGACCGTTCGCCGCATCGTGAACATGACAGCCTTGACAGTGGCCGACGCAAACGCCGAGAGATAG
- the rsmA gene encoding 16S rRNA (adenine(1518)-N(6)/adenine(1519)-N(6))-dimethyltransferase RsmA codes for MAHIARKRFGQHFLSDGGIIDAIVHEIAPQPGDAMVEIGPGLAALTQPLVERLGRLTVIELDRDLAKRLREHPQLEVIESDVLKVDFAELAAKAAPKPLRVVGNLPYNISTPILFHLLGFAHLIADQHFMLQKEVIDRMVARPATSDYSRLSVMLQWRYDMQNVLFVPPESFDPPPRVDSAVVRMVPLAQPPVVDAARLGEIVQVAFSQRRKILRHTLGRWLEEHGFEGAFDPQRRAEEVPVAEYVALAQAVPP; via the coding sequence ATGGCACACATCGCCAGGAAGCGGTTCGGGCAGCATTTCCTGTCCGACGGCGGGATCATCGATGCGATCGTGCATGAGATCGCGCCGCAGCCCGGCGATGCGATGGTCGAGATCGGCCCGGGGCTCGCGGCGCTCACGCAGCCGCTGGTCGAGCGGCTCGGGCGCCTGACGGTCATCGAGCTCGATCGCGACCTGGCCAAGCGCCTGCGGGAGCATCCGCAGCTGGAGGTCATCGAGTCCGATGTGCTGAAGGTCGATTTCGCCGAACTCGCGGCCAAGGCTGCGCCCAAGCCGCTGCGCGTGGTGGGCAACCTGCCCTACAACATCTCGACGCCGATCCTGTTCCACCTGCTGGGCTTTGCCCACCTGATCGCCGACCAGCACTTCATGCTGCAAAAGGAAGTGATCGACCGCATGGTGGCCAGGCCCGCCACCTCGGACTACAGCCGCCTGAGCGTGATGCTGCAGTGGCGCTACGACATGCAGAACGTGCTGTTCGTGCCGCCCGAGAGCTTCGATCCGCCGCCGCGCGTGGACAGCGCCGTGGTGCGCATGGTGCCGCTGGCACAGCCGCCGGTGGTCGATGCGGCGCGGCTGGGTGAAATCGTGCAGGTCGCCTTCAGCCAGCGCCGCAAGATCCTTCGGCACACGCTGGGCAGATGGCTCGAGGAACACGGCTTCGAGGGAGCGTTCGATCCCCAGCGGCGCGCCGAGGAAGTGCCGGTGGCCGAATACGTTGCACTGGCCCAGGCCGTTCCCCCATGA
- a CDS encoding DUF350 domain-containing protein, with protein MGFEWLKPGVVLGSLVYALIGVIIFWLCFLIIDKITPYDLWGEIVEKQNVALGLVVAAMSLGICIIVAAAIH; from the coding sequence ATGGGATTTGAATGGCTGAAACCGGGCGTGGTCCTCGGATCGCTCGTGTACGCGCTGATCGGCGTGATCATCTTCTGGCTGTGCTTCCTCATCATCGACAAGATCACGCCCTATGACCTGTGGGGCGAGATCGTCGAGAAGCAGAACGTGGCACTGGGCCTGGTCGTCGCCGCGATGAGCTTGGGCATCTGCATCATCGTCGCCGCAGCAATCCATTGA
- a CDS encoding peptidylprolyl isomerase, with amino-acid sequence MKHIRSIITLGCLAAMAATSGAQGFRSGSGITDIMRAGPRLGPPPVQRAPAASSAAPVQRAAEFIVALVNSEPITNTDVQSRVTRLIKENPDAERVPRGELARLVLERLIVERAQLQLAKENGIKVDDVAIDQAEQTVARQNEISLVELRRRVAAEGIAQADFRKDLRDQLLLTRLRDREVESKVKISDTEADEYLRDQRNSNVKNAALQNLNLAQVLVALPENATDAQIAAAQKKAQGLAERARAGEDFDKLVRENSDSPDRANGGAIGMRSADRYPPLFVDAVQSTAVNGIAGPVRSSAGFHVLKVLAKAQIGSLDATVTQTQVRHILLLNDPKRTTAQAVAQLAEFKRRVQAGTADFAGLARDNSQDASAKEGGDLGWSRPGQFVPEFEEAMDRLSPGQISDPVVSRFGVHLIQVVGRRDSKLTQTEQREAARNVLREQRVEEAFTTWVQEVRARAYVEYRDPPQS; translated from the coding sequence ATGAAACACATCCGTTCCATCATCACCCTGGGCTGCCTCGCGGCAATGGCCGCAACGTCGGGTGCGCAGGGCTTCCGCTCTGGCAGCGGCATCACGGACATCATGCGCGCCGGTCCGCGCCTGGGGCCCCCGCCGGTGCAGCGCGCCCCGGCCGCATCGTCGGCGGCACCTGTGCAGCGGGCGGCTGAATTCATCGTCGCGCTGGTCAACTCCGAGCCGATCACCAACACCGACGTGCAGTCGCGGGTGACGCGCCTCATCAAGGAGAACCCCGACGCCGAACGCGTGCCGCGCGGCGAACTTGCACGCCTCGTGCTCGAGCGCCTGATCGTCGAGCGCGCGCAGCTGCAGCTCGCCAAGGAAAACGGCATCAAGGTCGACGACGTGGCGATCGACCAGGCCGAGCAGACCGTGGCGCGCCAGAACGAGATCAGCCTGGTCGAGCTGCGCCGCCGCGTGGCCGCCGAAGGTATTGCGCAGGCGGACTTCCGCAAGGACCTGCGCGACCAGCTGCTGCTCACGCGCCTGCGCGACCGCGAAGTCGAGTCGAAGGTCAAGATCAGCGACACCGAGGCCGACGAGTACCTGCGCGACCAGCGCAACTCGAACGTCAAGAACGCGGCCCTGCAGAACCTCAACCTCGCACAGGTGCTCGTGGCCCTGCCCGAGAACGCCACCGACGCCCAGATAGCCGCCGCGCAGAAGAAGGCCCAAGGCCTCGCCGAGCGCGCCCGCGCCGGCGAGGACTTCGACAAGCTGGTGCGCGAGAACTCCGATTCGCCCGATCGCGCCAACGGCGGCGCCATCGGCATGCGCAGCGCCGACCGCTATCCGCCGCTGTTCGTCGACGCCGTGCAGTCGACGGCGGTGAACGGCATTGCCGGCCCGGTGCGCTCCAGCGCGGGTTTCCATGTGCTCAAGGTCCTGGCCAAGGCGCAGATCGGTTCGCTCGACGCGACCGTCACGCAGACGCAGGTGCGCCACATCCTGCTGCTCAACGATCCCAAGCGCACCACCGCGCAGGCGGTGGCGCAGCTGGCGGAATTCAAGCGCCGCGTGCAGGCCGGCACGGCCGACTTCGCGGGCCTCGCGCGCGACAACTCGCAGGACGCCAGCGCCAAGGAAGGCGGCGACCTCGGCTGGTCGCGCCCCGGCCAGTTCGTGCCCGAGTTCGAGGAAGCCATGGACCGGCTGTCGCCAGGCCAGATCAGCGACCCGGTCGTGTCGCGCTTCGGCGTGCACCTGATCCAGGTGGTCGGCCGCCGCGACTCTAAGCTGACGCAGACGGAGCAGCGCGAAGCCGCGCGTAACGTGCTGCGCGAACAGCGCGTCGAGGAAGCCTTCACCACCTGGGTGCAGGAAGTGCGCGCCCGCGCCTACGTCGAGTACCGCGACCCGCCGCAGTCCTGA
- a CDS encoding ribonuclease domain-containing protein, with the protein MAAYASITSSVSKFALTSLMLLALTTGAEARGWFGAGKTSAEESIALTDLPVQGQRTYQAILNGGPFRYEKDGTVFGNRERLLPPARRGHYREYTVTTPGSRNRGAQRIVCGGEQRTTPEACWYTADHYASFRRIAP; encoded by the coding sequence ATGGCGGCTTACGCCTCGATCACGTCCTCTGTCTCAAAGTTTGCGCTCACCAGCCTGATGCTGTTGGCGTTGACGACGGGGGCCGAGGCCCGCGGATGGTTCGGCGCAGGAAAAACGTCCGCTGAGGAATCGATTGCACTGACCGATCTCCCGGTCCAGGGCCAGCGAACCTATCAGGCCATCTTGAACGGTGGCCCCTTCCGGTACGAAAAGGACGGCACTGTATTTGGCAACCGCGAGCGTCTCCTGCCGCCGGCACGGCGCGGCCACTACCGCGAGTACACGGTGACGACACCGGGTTCTCGCAACCGGGGTGCCCAGCGAATCGTCTGCGGTGGCGAACAGCGCACGACGCCCGAGGCCTGCTGGTACACGGCAGACCACTATGCAAGTTTCAGACGGATTGCGCCATGA